ACACGCGCTTGTCCGCGGCGGCCGGGACCACGCTCTCCTTCTGGACGAACTTCACCCCGTCGGCGACCAGCTGCGCCCACCCGTGGAACCCGCCGGCGTACATCGGGCCGAGCCGTGACTGCATGTGCGCCATCACCTTGTGCTCGGCCTGACCGACCAGCAAGGGCGCCACCAGGAAGGCGACCAGAACGCCCACCACCCGCACCACGAACTCCAGCATGCCCGTCAGCCTAGTGCGTCTCGCTTGACCTAAACCATTGTTCAGGTCCCAGGGTGGGCGTCATGACCACGATTCTTGTCACCGGAGCCACCGGCCGCGTCGGGCGCCACGTCGTCGACGGATTGCGCGCCGCAGGCGTGACCGTCCGAGCCCTCGTCCGTACGCCGGACCTCGCCGGCTTCCCGCCGGACGTCGAGCTGATCAAGGGCGATCTCTACGACCCCACCGCCGTACGCCGGGCAGCGGCGGACGTCGACGCCGCGTTCCTGCTCTGGCCGTCGTTCAACGCCGACGGAGCCGCCGATGTGGTGGCCGAACTGCCGCGGCGGGTCGTCTACCTGTCCGCGTTGAGCGCGTCGTCCGGCGGGGTGTGGGCCGACGTGGAGCAACTGCTGCGAGACGGCGGCAAGGAGTGGACCTTCGTGCGGCCGGGCGGGTTCGCGGTCAACGCGCAGGGCTGGGCCGGCGAGTTCCGGACCGGTGACCTCGTGCGGGTCGCGTCCCCCGAGGCCGGGCGGTCGTTGATCCACGAACGGGACATCGCTGCGGTCGCCGTACTCGCGCTTCTGAACGACCGGCACATCGGCCAGGTCTACGACCTCACCGGACCTGAGGTGCTGACCCAGGCCGAGCAGATCCGGACCATCGCGCGAGCGATCGGCAAGGAGATGCGTGTCGAGGCGCTGAGCGACGCGGAGGCGCGGCAGGCGATGCTCGACCTCGGCGCCGACCCGGTCCTCGCCGAGAGCTCGGTCGCGTACTGGGCCTCGCTCGTCGACAACCCCGAGCCGGTCACCACCACCGTCACCGAACTCACCGGCCGCCCCGCGCTCACGTTCGCCGAGTGGGCGGACGAACACGCCGACGAGTTCCGCGTCCTGTCAACGGCGGAGGTTGCTCAGCGGTACGTCGACGCGCTGTCCACGGGACGCCTCGACCAGGCACTCGCCCTCTCGGCCCCCGAGGTCGTCCGCGTCGCACCTCTCGAGACCGCCGGCGAGGAGATCGAGGTCAAGGGCGCCGACGCCATCCTCGAGAACGCTCGCCGCCTGAACGCCGACATCGAGTACCTCGGCGTCGACATCGTCGGCCCTCTCCTCCTCGACGACCACTTCGCCATCCGCTTCACCTTCGACCAACTCGACGTCCGCACCGGCACCCGCTCCCACACCACCAAACTCTCCCTCTGCACAGTCAAGTCCGGCCAAATAACCCGCGAAGAGGTCTTCTACTACACCCCACCGCACTCCTGAGATCATCCGTGGGCATCACTGTGTGATCTGCAGCTCGACAGGAAGTGTCGGGTGGCCGGGTAGTGCACCTGAGCGCGAATGTGTCTGCGCGTACAGCGTCTCGCCGGTGCACTACCTGTCGAGCTTGCACATCACACCACCCGGGCGCCCGGAGGTTTGTGTCTCGCTCAGGTCTGATTCAACGGGAGTTGACGCCAGCCGCCGATGTCTTGGCGGCCGGATTTCAGGGCTGCGGTTCGGGCTCCGTGGTTGGCTTCGTGGATGGTGCCGATGAGGATTCGGGTGGGGTCAGGGAGGGATTGGGCGAGGAGGGCGCTGAGGTGGGGGCCGTAGCCGTGGCCTCGGTGCTGTGGGGCCAGGACCAGTTCGCGGACGACGTACGCGGGGAGGCCCAGGGCGTCGTACGGCTTGATGACGGCGGCGGCGTAGCCGGCCCATTCGTCGTTCACCGTGACGTCGAAGAGGAAGCCTTCGTCCGCTGCCTCCTGGAGGTCCTCGCGGTCCTGGATGGTGGCTTCCTCGGGGTGGTGCGGGTGGTCGGCGTCGACTGCGGCGTACGCGTGGCTCGCCTCTTCGTAGTGGTCGACGGTTTTCGCCGGACGGAGGGCTAGGCCGGGCGGTACGTCGTACGCGCGTAGCTCGCGGATCGGTGCGGCCAGGAAGCGGCGGTCGGGGGCGGTGCCGGGGATGCCTGCATCGGCGGTCCATAGGCGGACGTAGAGCGGGTGGTGGATGCCGTAGTGCTCTTGCGCCGCTGCAGCTAGTGCGGGTAGGTCGGACGGTTGTGGGGATCGGCTCATCGGGGTTGCGTCGACGAACGGCCTGGCGGGGTTCAGGTTTTCGAAGCGCATGCTGAACATCGCGTGCAGGTCGTTGCCTACGGCAAGCCAACGGTTGAGCATCGCCTCGGGCGGTTTCCCGGGGGTCAGCCGGTCGGTGCGCTGGGTGGCGATCTCCAGGTCCTCGGCCAGCAGGATGTCCAGCGCCGCGTGTTCCTCGGCGAGAGTTGTCAGCCGTTGCGCGTCCTCCACCCAGGCCCGCGTGATCGGATGTTGCCGCTCGAGGGTGTACCGCGCCAGCTCCTCCGCAGAAGGAATCACGACGACTCAGCCGGCGGTTCGGTTGGGGTGGGTTGGCGGCGAGCTCGACGTTCGCCCGCGGCGCCGGCTCGGCGGGGGCGGGCGGGGGTGGCGGCGGCTTCGGCCGGGGCCAGGGGGTCGGGGTCGGGCGATCCGGGTGGGCGGGGGCCCCAGGTTTCGGGGTCGGGTACGCCGGGGGGCAGCGTGCGCCGGCGGCTCGGGGCGCCCGACGGGGCGTGGTCCGACTCGCCCGGCTCCTTCGCGCCCGGCCACGGCTTCGCGACTCGCGACGCGAGCACGAACTCCTTCCGCAGCGGGTGCCCTTCGAACTCGTCCGGCAGTAGCAGCGTGATCAGGTTCGGATGCCCCTCGAAGGCGATCCCGAACATCTCGTGCGTCTCCCGCTCGTGCCAGTTCGCCCCGGCGTACAACTCCGACAGCGTCGCCAGTACGGCGTTGTCGCGCGGAACCAACGTCCGCACCAGCACATGATCGACATGCGATCCGCCCCAGAAGTCCGCGAGATGCGACACCACCCGGAACCCGTCCTTGAGCTCGTCCGACGCGCTCAGGAAGTCGAAGAACGTGAGACCGACCGCATCCCGCAGTACCTCGTGCGCCGCGACCCACGACTCGGGCGGTACGTCGAGCGCGGTCGGCCCGAAGCTGTCCGCCGACGTCGCGGCGATCCCGGCGCTCGTGAGCGCCTCGAGTGCGTCGGCGCTCAAGGCTGCACCAGCCCCCGGGTGAGGGCAGCCGCGGACGGCTCGTCGTACCGGCTCGCGAGCGTCTCGCCGGCGATCTTCTCCTGCAGTTTGAGGATGCCCTGCAGCAACGCCTCCGGCCGCGGCGGGCAACCGGGCACGTAGACGTCGACCGGGATGATCTGGTCGACGCCCTTCGTCACGCAGTACGAGTCCCAGTACGGGCCGCCGGAGTTCGAGCAGGAGCCGAACGAGATCACGTACTTCGGCTCCGGCATCTGGTCGTACAGCCGCTTGATCGCCGGCGCCATCTTGTCGGTCACGGTGCCCGACACCACCATCAGGTCGGCCTGCCGCGGTCCGGGCGCGAACGGGATCACGCCGAGCCGGATGAAGTCGTGCCGGCCCATCGACGCCGCGATGAACTCGATCGCGCAGCACGCCAGCCCGAAGTTGAACACCCAGAGCGAGTACTTCCGGCCCCAGTTCAGCAGGTACCGGACGGGCTGCGGCGCAAGCTTCGCCAACGCACCCACCGCCGGCCGCACGGTCGGCATCCCCAGCTCGGTCTCGGCCATGTGGTCAGCCTAGTCCGACAATCTCTTCCGCGAGGATCTCCGGGTATTCGAGCGGCGCGTAGTGACCGGCGCCGTCGACGTACCGCACTCGGACGTCGCTGAAGAAGTCGTCCACGCGGTCGGACCAGGCCCGCGGGAACAGCGGGTCGAACTCCGGCCACAGCACCACGGTCGGTACGGCGATCCGGTCGTACGACGGTGGCACCTTCTCGGCCGCCGACGTCGCGACCGACCCCGCTCCCGCCCGGTACCACTGGATCGAGGCCGTGAACGCGCCCGGCGCCGAGTAGGTCTCGACCAGGTGATCCAGCTCCGGCTCGAACCCCGGCCCGGACCAGTGCGTCCAGAAATGCCGCAAGTACGAACGGACCGCGTCCGGGTTGCCGTCGATCAGCTCCTCGATCACCGGCAACCGGTGGAACGCCTGGTACCAGAACTCCGCCTGCGCCTGCTCGGAGAACACCCGCTTCCCGATCCCCGGCAGCGGCGGTGCGATCACCAGCCCCTCGATCAGGTCCGGCCGCGTCCGCGCGATCCCCTGCGCGATCCGGCTCCCGACGTCGTACCCGGCGAGCACGGGAAGCTCCAGCCCGAGCTCCTCGATCAGACCGACCACGCTCCGCCCCTGCGCGGCGACGCCGTACTGCGTGGGATCCATGGACTGACTGTCCGACTCCCCGAACCCGCGCAGATCCGGGACCACGACCTCGAACCCGCGCTCGGCCAGCAGCGGCGCCAGCAACCGGTAGTCGGTGCGATCCCCCGGCCATCCGTGCAGCAACACCACCGCCGGTCCCTCGCCGATCCGGTCGTACGCCAGCCGGAACCCGTCCACCGCGTCGCTCAGCATGACATTCATTGTTGACCACCTCACCGGCCAGGCCTACCGTGTTGAACAGGACTGAACAGGTTCTTTGAGGAGCCGATATGACCGACCAGGTCGAGGGGCAGCAGACCCGTGCGCTCGCGGTGGAGAGCAACGGGCTGAACGTGATCGCGGACGCGGACCGCAAGGGCCGGCCGAACCAGTTGTTCTGGCCGTGGTTCGGCGCCAACGTGTCCGTGCTCGGACTGAGCTACGGCGCGTTCGCGCTCGGGTTCGGGATCTCCTTCTGGCAGGCGGTGATCGCCGGGCTGATCGGGGTGGTGTTCTCGTTCCTGCTCTGCGGGCTGATCGCGCTCGCCGGCAAGCGCGGGTCGGCGCCGACGATGGTGCTCGGCCGCGCCGCGTTCGGGATCCGGGGCAACAAACTGCCGTCGCTGGTCTCGTGGCTGCTGACCGTCGGCTGGGAGACCGTGCTGACGATCCTCGCGACGCTGGCGACCGCGACCGTGTTCGAGCGGCTCGGCTGGGGCGGCGGCACGCTGACCAAGGTGATCGCGCTGCTCGTGGTCGGTCTGCTGACAGTCGCCTGCGGCGTGCTCGGGTTCGACCTGATCATGCGGGCGCAGACAGTCATCACGATCGTCACCGGCGTACTCACGGTCGTCTACATCATCCTGGTCGCCGACCAGATCCACTGGAGCACCGTGTCCTCGCTGCCGAGCGGGTCCGCGCAGGCGGTGATCGGCGCTCTGGTCTTCCTGATGACGGGCTTCGGGCTCGGGTGGGTGAACGCGGCCGCGGACTACTCGCGGTACCTCCCGCGGCAGGCGTCGAGTCGTGGCGTGGTCGGCTGGACGACGTTCGGCGGTTCGCTGGCTCCCGTCGTACTGCTGGTGTTCGGTCTGCTGCTGGCGGGGTCGTCGGAGGACCTTTCGAAGGCGATCGGTGCGGACCCGATCGGGGCGCTCGCTGAGGCGTTGCCGACGTGGTTCCTGGTGCCGTTCGTGATCGTGGCCGTGCTCGGGCTGGTGGGTGGCGCCGTACTGGACATCTACTCGTCCGGCCTCGCGCTGCTTTCGCTCGGGCTGCCGGTGAAGCGGTACGTCGCGGCGTTCATCGACGGTGTGGTGATGATCGCGGGGACCGTGTACGTGGTGTTCTACGGCGGCGAGTTCCTCGGGCAGTTCCAAGGGTTCCTGATCACGCTCGGCGTACCGATCGCGGCGTGGTGCGGGATCATGCTCGCCGACATCGCGTCCCGGCGGCGCGACTACTCCGACGACGACCTCTACCGGCCGGAGGGGCGGTACGGCGACGTGCAGTGGCTGCCCGTGGCGACGATGGTGGTTGCCACCGGCATCGGGTGGGGACTCGTCACGAACACGCTGGCGTCGTGGCTGACCTGGCAGGGGTACCTGCTCGGGGCGTTCGGCCTCGGCGGCAAGGAAGGCGCGTGGGCGTACGCGAACCTCGGCGTACTGGTCGCGCTGGTTCTCGGGTTCGTCGTGCAGTGGTTCGGCGGGCGGTCCGCCGTACGGCGTCAGGAGGCCTGATGGTGCTGGCCCTCATCGACCTGCAGCGGATCTTCGCGGACCCGGCGTCCGGGTGGGCAACACCGGATTTCCAGCGGGTCGTCGAGCCCACTCGGGAGCTCATCAAGCTGTTCGCGCCGGACGTCGTGTTTACGCGGTTCGTTGCGCCTGAGGAGCCGGAGGGTGCGTGGGTCGGGTACTACGAGCAGTTCCCGTTCGCGTTGCAGCCGGCGGACTCGGAGGACTATCAACTGGTCGACGAGTTCAAGGGCGCTCCAACTCTCGACAAGACCACGTTCGGTGCCTGGGGCCCTGAGTTGGCGGCCCGGACCGACGGGCGGCTGGTGCTCGCCGGGGTGGCGACCGACTGCTGCGTGATCAGTACGGCGCTTGCCGCGGTGGACGCCGGCGTACAGGTCCAGGTCGTCGAGGAGGCCTGTGCCGGGTCGACCGCGGAGAACCACGGCAAGGCGATCGACCTGATGCGGCTGTACGCGCCGATGCTGGAGATCGTGAGCGTGGAGCAGTTGCGATGATGCGGCGGATCTCCCTGAAGCACGAGCGGATCGCGCGGGTGCTCGCCCGGGAGATCAAGTCCGGCGTCGTACGGCGGGGCACGCAGCTGCCCGGTGAGGTCGAGCTGGCGAAACGGTTCTCGGTCAGTCGCAACACGGTTCGCGCCGCGCTCGCCGTACTCGCTGAGGACGAGCTGATCGCCACGCACACCGGCAAGGGGTCGTACGTGCTGTTCGACGGGCTGCCGCTGGACGGGCGGCTCGGGTGGACGCACGCGTTGTCCGAGCAGGGTGTGGAGACCCGGATGCGGACGGTACGGATCGAGCTCGAGGAGGATGCCGCGCTGGCTGCTCGGCTCGGGTTGTCGTCGCCCGAGGTGGTGGTGATCGAGCGGGTCCGGCAGCTCACGGACGGTACGGCGATCTCGCTCGAACGCAGCCGGGTCCCGGCGATCGAGTCGCTGCGTGACCTGTCCGAACGCGGTCTCGACAACGGGTCGATCAGCGTCACGCTGAACCGCGCCGGGCTGTACCTAGACCACTGCGAGCAACGCCTCCGCGGCCGTCCGCTCACCCCGGTCGAAGCCGGCCACCTGGCCCGCCCGCACGGCACCTGGTTCCTCCACACCACCCGAACCAGCTGGACCGCCAACGACACCTTCGCCGAACACGCCGACGAACTCCTGGACCCCACCCACTACGAACTGAGCCTGACCTACCGCAGCTAGCCGTGCGGTGGACACCCCCGCATGCAGAAGTAGCTCACGCACGGCGTGTCACTGCCGGTTCGCGGGGTTTTGCCTGCGTGGCGGCCCGCCTAAGGACTCCGTTGCCTAGGGCATAGGGAGTTGTGCTGATGTGGGAGGTGTCCTCAGGCGAGCACTGTCTACTCATCGACAGGAGCTCGGAGGACATCATGTTTGTTTACTCGACCGACGCGGTGCGGGCGGAGATCAAGTACCGGCAGGACAAGATTCGGCGGGACTTCCAGCGTCCGTTGTGGTTCCTGCCCAAGCGTGCGCCGCGGCCGCCCCAGCCCTGCGCGCCCGAGCTTCGGGCCCGTCCCGCGATGTGACCGCACGATCACCGCCCCAGCCCCTCCCCCCCACGGCGCGGCTCAGCTTCTTCGGAGCCGGCCGCGCCACCGTCTTTTCGGGACCCCCTAGGAACCCCCTAGGACCCCCTCAGAACACCTAGGTACCGCCTCAGCGCAGGGATAGGGAGGACTTCCGATGTGCGGGTCCTCCTCAGACGAGCAGATTTACACCTGTCGGCAAGCAGCCGGCACAGACAAACGGAGGAACACATGTTCACGAACGCATCGGTCAAGGCAGAGGTCGACTACCGCAGGGAGCGCCTCAGCCGTGACTTCCGGCAGACCCGGAACACCCGGGGCCGCCGGACCATCAGCCACCTGTTCGGCCGGAAAGCCTGAAGGGAGGGAAACCATGATGATCAACATGCCACTGACCCCGGACGCCGTGAAGGCGGAATCGGCCTACCGGCTGGAGCGCGCCAAGCGTGACTTCCGGGCCGCGAACCGTCGGCAGCGCAAGGAGCGGACCACCCAGTCCGAGCCGCGCCACGCCCTCCGACCCCGCCCGGCCGCATGACCGCCGAAACCGCCGTCCCTGATCGAGAACTCGCGATCAGGGACGGCGTTTCTGCGTCTGGGAGAACGACCGGGAACAGCCAACGGACGGGATACCGTCGATTTGTGTCGGCAGCAGGGGCGAAGATGGACGACGTGCCCTGGAATTCGACACCTCTCGTCGGCCGCTCGTCCGAGATGGCCACTCTGCTCAGCGCCGTGGACGACGCCAAGACGCGTCGGGCCGGCGCCGTGCTGCTGTCCGGTGACGCCGGCGTCGGCAAGACCCGGTTACTGGACGAGGTCGCGACCGGCGCGCACGAGCGCGGGTTCGGTGTCCTGGTCGGGCACTGCACCGACTTCGGCGACGCCGGCCTGCCGTACCAGCCGTTCTCGGAGATCTTCGGCCGGCTGGCCGGCGACCGCCCCGACCTCGTCGAGGGCGTGCTGACCAACTTCCCGGCGATCGGCCGGCTGCTCCCGGCGCACCGCCTGCTGAGCGCCCAGCCGGTGCCGCAGGAGGGCCAGCTCGATCGGGCCGCCCTGTTCGACGCCGTCCTCGGCGCGTTCACCGCGCTCGCCACCAGCGAACCGCAGCTGGTGATCATCGAGGACGCTCACTGGGCCGACGACTCGACCCGGGACCTGATCGGTTTCCTGATCACCCGCCTGACCTCGCAGCGCCTGGCGCTCGTCGTGTCCTACCGCAGCGACGACCTGCACCGCCGGCACCCGCTGCGCCGCCCGATCGCCGAGTGGTCCCGCAACCCCCGGGTACGTCGCGTGAATCTTCTCCCCCACGACGCCGACGAGGCCCGCACCCTGTTGCACCTGCTCCTTACCGACCCGCTGTCCCCGACCGAGGAGCGCCGCATCCTCGAGCGGGCCGGCGGCAACGCGTTCTTCACCGAGGAACTCGCCGCCGCGGCCTCGATGGGCGACGGCGACGCGGTGCCACCAGATCTCGCCGATCTGCTGCTGGTCCGCCTCGACCCGCTGTCCGACGAGGCCCGCCAGGTCGCCCGGGTGATCGCGGTCGCCGGTCGCCGCGTCCCGCACGACCTCCTCACGGCCGTCGCCAAGCTGCCGGATCGCGAGCTCGACGACGCCCTGCGCGAGCTGATCGACGCCCACATCATCGACGTACCGACCAGCGATCGGTACTACTTCCGCCACGCGCTGCTGGCCGAGGCCGTGTACGACGACCTGCTGCCAGGTGAGCGTGTCCGCCAGCACGCGGCGTACGTGCAGGAGCTGGAGAGCCAGACCGTCGCGGGCACCGCGGCCGAGCTGGCCGGGCACGCGACCCGGTCCCACGACCTGGCCAGGGCGTTCGAGGCCCGGGTCCGGGCCGGTCAGGAAGCGCTCTCGGTCGCCGCGCCGCAGGAGGCGCTGAAGCACTACGAGATGGCCCTCGAGCTGTTCCCGAACGCCGCGCCGACGAGCACGGTCGACAAGACCTGGCTGATCGTCGACACGGCGATGGCGGCCACCTTGTCCTCGCAGCACCTGCGCGCCGTCAAGCTCCTGCGGAAGGCCCTGGCCGACCTGCCGTCGGACGCGCCGAAGCGGCAGCGGGCCGAGCTCCTGCTGCCGCTGGCGGACATCGCGCTGGTCATCGACCAGGACAGCGAGGCGAGCGAGGCTGTCTCGCAGGCGCTCAAGCTGGTCCAGGACGAGCCGGCCAGCGTGTTCAAGGCGCAGGTCGCGTCGCTGTACGCCCGCGTGTCCGATGCGCTCGGCCGCCCGATGGAGGCTGAGCGCTGGGCGCACAAGGCACTCGAGATCGCCCGTGAGGCCGGTCAGGAGTCGGCTGCCAGCGACGCCGGGATCACGCTGGCCCAGCTCCGTCGCCGGGCCGGCGATCCGGAGACGGCCGCGAAGCAGCTCGAGGAGGCCGCCGTACGGGCGCAGCTCACCGGTGACTCCCCCGCCGAGGTGCGCAGCCGGTTCCTGCTCGGGTCGACGCACTACGAGCAGGGCGACCTGCTGAACGCGAAATCGTCCCTGTCGTTCGCGACGAAGCGGGCCGGTGAGCTCGGGCGGCAATGGGCGGCGTACGGGTTCGACGCGCGCCGGATGCTGGCGCTGACCCAGTTCATGCTCGGCGAATGGGACGAGGCGGCGGCGACCGCGCGGACGGATGCGATGACGCCGGCGGCGGCCGCGGCGGCGTTGCGGGCGGTCGAGTTCTCGGTCCGCAGCGGGCGGGGTGACACCGCGGTCGCGGAGGAGTTCGAGCTGTCCCGGAAGTGGTGGGACCTCGACGTGATGCTGCCGATCCTCGGGCTGCAGCCGGCCGTCGACGCGTACCGCGCGCTCGACAAGCCGGCCGAGGCCGAGAAGTTGATCTCGGACGTGTCCGCGCTGTGCGCCGATGTGTTCCAGACCGAGTGGTTCCTTGCGCGGATCCGGTTCTCCACCCTCGGCATGCAACTGCTGTGCCACCGCGCCGTCGGTGAGCCGTCGGCCGCGGCCGACCTGGTCGCGCGTGGCGCGGAGCTTCTCAACGTCGGGCAGGCGACCGCGGAGAAGGGACTGCCTCCGGGGCGGCTGATGGGCGTCGAAGGTCTCGCCTGGCTCGCGCGGCTGGAGTCCGAGTGGGAGCGGCTGCGCTGGCTGGCCGGGATCGACGCGCCGACGCCGCATGAACACGTCGCCGCCTGGCAGCGGACGGCTGACGCCTTCGGCTACGGGTACGTCTTCGAGCAGGCTTGGTCACGGATCCGTCTGTCGGCCGCACTACGCGCTGCGGGCCGGGTCGCCGAGGCGAACGAGCAGGCGGCGCTGGCGGCCGAGGCCGGCCGGGAGCTGAGCGCGCGCCCGCTCCTGGAGGAGGCAGGCGGCGGAGACACCAGCACCGCGAGTGCGCTGACGTCGCGAGAGACCGAAGTACTGCGGTTGCTCGCGGAGGGACGGACCAACCGGCAGCTGGCGCGGGAGCTGTACATCAGCGAGAAGACCGTCAGCGTGCACGTGTCGAACATCCTCGCGAAGCTCGGCGTCCGCTCCCGCACGGAAGCAGCCGCAGTAGCCCGCCGCGACGGCCTTCTCGACGCAGACTAGCCGTGGCGCCGGTGCCGGGCGTCGGCTTCGCTGTTCAGATGCCGGGCCCGGGCGCGGGCCAGATCGTCACCGGCCGGCGCTGATTCGGCGGGACGCTCGACCTTGGGGTGATCGAGCTCGGTGATGTCGTCGAAGACCTTGCGGGCGTGCCGCATCCGCACTGCGGCCAACAACACCAGCCCGGCCGCAGTGAGGGCTATCAATACCCACAGTTGCCACGACATAGCCTCACCACCACGTACTCGCCCCGTTCCCCCGAGTAATCACCATAACCCTGATGTCGGCGCTTGGCGACCAGGTGTACGCATACCGTCATCCCAGCGCTTGAAACTCACGTTTTGTTGCCCCTCGCAAACACATACGGTGATCGGGCAACAAGCGAAGGGCGGCGAGGGGCAACTACTTTCAGTGACTGCGCGGAGTGAGCCGGCCACCGCGGAACAGGTACCCCGCACGACCGTCGACCGCCGCGCGGAAGGCGAGGACCTCGTACGTCCCGTGCTCCGCCTCGGCCGCGATCAACCGGGTGTCGTCGAGCGCGACGAGCCTGGTCCGGCGCGGCTCCGGGTAAATCAGCCGCGCCTCGTCGCTGACCGCCTCGTCGAGCACCCAGAACTCCCCGTCCTGGACGGTGATCGTGGCCTGCACCAGTACGCCGGTGTAGCGACCGGTGACCAGCTCCGCGGAAATCTCCACCGGCCGCTCAGGCGGCACCGGCCGGGCCGGCAACTCGACCCCGGCCGTCTCGCGGAGGATGTGGCCGACCAGTTCGTCGTACACGGCTCCGGCGCTGCCGCCGTTGGTGAGGAGCACGACCGCGACGCCCTTCTCGGGCACCAGCCGGAAGAACGCCGCCTGCCCGACGGTCCCGCCGTCGTGGCCGTAGAGCCGCCCGCCCTCGACGTCGAAGATCATCCAGCCGAGTCCCCAGTGCTGCGCGAACCCGCCGATCGCCGGTACGTCGACCTGCGGCTCCCACAACCGATCGATCGTGTCCCGGTCGAACAGCGTCGCGTCCAGGTACCCGCGGCCGAACGTGAGCAGGTCCCGGGCACTCATCGCCAGCAACGACCCGGCCGGGGCCATCGCATGCACCAGGCTCCACACCGGCGCGGTCCGCAACGGATCACCCGGCTTCGGTGCCACATGCCCGAGCGCCGCGCGGTACAGGAGAGCCTCGTCCGCGATCGTGGCGACGTGCTCCAGCCCGAGCGGTACGGCGATGCGCTCCCGGACGAGCTGGTGGAACGGCTTCCCGAACAGGACTTCGGCGATCCGCCCGAGCACCACGAAGCCGGAGTTGTTGTACGAGAACCCGGCACCCGGTTGCACCTCCTGCGCCAGCCCGGGCAGCACGTCCCGCACGAACAACTCGACCGCGTCATCACCACGCGAGGTCGGGGTGAAGGCATCGCCGGAGAACCCGCTCGAGTGGGTGAGCAGCTGCCGCGGCGTGATCACCGCGGCGGCCTCCTCGTCGGCGAGCTTGAACTCGGGCAGGTAGTCCCGCACCGGCCGGTCGAGGTCGACCTTGCCCTCGGCAATCAGCTGCAGGATCAGCGTGGTCGTCCACAGCTTGGTGATCGACCCGACCTGGAACACCGAGTCGACGGTCGCCTCGACGCCGGTGTCCAGGTTGAGGATGCCTGCGGCCGCCGTACTCACCTCCCCGTCGGCCAGGACGGCGACCGACGCCGCCGGTACGTCGTACTTCGTGATCAGGTCCGCGAGGTTGTCGTCGAGCCAGCGCTGCACGTCGTCACTCCTTGGATGAGAGAACCCGGACCAGGTTCTGGCCGAGGACCTTCCGGATGGTTGCTTCGGGCAGTCCGCGGGCCAGCAGGGCGTCGGTGACCAGGGGCATCCCGGCCGGGCCTTCGAGACCGGGGACGTACAGCTCGGCGTCCAGGCCCTGGATGACCACCGGCCGGTCGCAGGCCGGGATCTTCTCGCCGAAGACCTCCGCGACGAA
This Kribbella sp. NBC_00482 DNA region includes the following protein-coding sequences:
- a CDS encoding GntR family transcriptional regulator; protein product: MMRRISLKHERIARVLAREIKSGVVRRGTQLPGEVELAKRFSVSRNTVRAALAVLAEDELIATHTGKGSYVLFDGLPLDGRLGWTHALSEQGVETRMRTVRIELEEDAALAARLGLSSPEVVVIERVRQLTDGTAISLERSRVPAIESLRDLSERGLDNGSISVTLNRAGLYLDHCEQRLRGRPLTPVEAGHLARPHGTWFLHTTRTSWTANDTFAEHADELLDPTHYELSLTYRS
- a CDS encoding helix-turn-helix transcriptional regulator; protein product: MSAAGAKMDDVPWNSTPLVGRSSEMATLLSAVDDAKTRRAGAVLLSGDAGVGKTRLLDEVATGAHERGFGVLVGHCTDFGDAGLPYQPFSEIFGRLAGDRPDLVEGVLTNFPAIGRLLPAHRLLSAQPVPQEGQLDRAALFDAVLGAFTALATSEPQLVIIEDAHWADDSTRDLIGFLITRLTSQRLALVVSYRSDDLHRRHPLRRPIAEWSRNPRVRRVNLLPHDADEARTLLHLLLTDPLSPTEERRILERAGGNAFFTEELAAAASMGDGDAVPPDLADLLLVRLDPLSDEARQVARVIAVAGRRVPHDLLTAVAKLPDRELDDALRELIDAHIIDVPTSDRYYFRHALLAEAVYDDLLPGERVRQHAAYVQELESQTVAGTAAELAGHATRSHDLARAFEARVRAGQEALSVAAPQEALKHYEMALELFPNAAPTSTVDKTWLIVDTAMAATLSSQHLRAVKLLRKALADLPSDAPKRQRAELLLPLADIALVIDQDSEASEAVSQALKLVQDEPASVFKAQVASLYARVSDALGRPMEAERWAHKALEIAREAGQESAASDAGITLAQLRRRAGDPETAAKQLEEAAVRAQLTGDSPAEVRSRFLLGSTHYEQGDLLNAKSSLSFATKRAGELGRQWAAYGFDARRMLALTQFMLGEWDEAAATARTDAMTPAAAAAALRAVEFSVRSGRGDTAVAEEFELSRKWWDLDVMLPILGLQPAVDAYRALDKPAEAEKLISDVSALCADVFQTEWFLARIRFSTLGMQLLCHRAVGEPSAAADLVARGAELLNVGQATAEKGLPPGRLMGVEGLAWLARLESEWERLRWLAGIDAPTPHEHVAAWQRTADAFGYGYVFEQAWSRIRLSAALRAAGRVAEANEQAALAAEAGRELSARPLLEEAGGGDTSTASALTSRETEVLRLLAEGRTNRQLARELYISEKTVSVHVSNILAKLGVRSRTEAAAVARRDGLLDAD
- a CDS encoding serine hydrolase domain-containing protein, which produces MQRWLDDNLADLITKYDVPAASVAVLADGEVSTAAAGILNLDTGVEATVDSVFQVGSITKLWTTTLILQLIAEGKVDLDRPVRDYLPEFKLADEEAAAVITPRQLLTHSSGFSGDAFTPTSRGDDAVELFVRDVLPGLAQEVQPGAGFSYNNSGFVVLGRIAEVLFGKPFHQLVRERIAVPLGLEHVATIADEALLYRAALGHVAPKPGDPLRTAPVWSLVHAMAPAGSLLAMSARDLLTFGRGYLDATLFDRDTIDRLWEPQVDVPAIGGFAQHWGLGWMIFDVEGGRLYGHDGGTVGQAAFFRLVPEKGVAVVLLTNGGSAGAVYDELVGHILRETAGVELPARPVPPERPVEISAELVTGRYTGVLVQATITVQDGEFWVLDEAVSDEARLIYPEPRRTRLVALDDTRLIAAEAEHGTYEVLAFRAAVDGRAGYLFRGGRLTPRSH